A stretch of the Armatimonadota bacterium genome encodes the following:
- a CDS encoding L-glutamate gamma-semialdehyde dehydrogenase: NLYINRKCTGALVGVHPFGGFNMSGTDAKVGGPDYLLYFLQPKVTSIKYR; this comes from the coding sequence AACCTGTACATCAACCGGAAGTGCACGGGAGCCCTGGTGGGCGTCCACCCCTTCGGGGGCTTCAACATGAGCGGAACGGACGCCAAGGTGGGGGGCCCCGACTACCTCCTGTACTTCCTGCAGCCCAAGGTCACCAGCATCAAGTACCGGTAG